In Blastopirellula sp. J2-11, a single genomic region encodes these proteins:
- a CDS encoding class I SAM-dependent methyltransferase, which produces MYFEIEEALKQATLGVGFVTDYSSLRPWLNYEAGHLVSQNRPLIVLTANHKLDRYHPLSHLVAADATDFLQLKQTVRKVINAVEDFEQYQEFLLADFCKYEERWKQICDASTPWWPEKSRSRLNAASRNIHQALDATISDHAEPANRCYQEIITRAVEEISNQVLVGDASHGNGFVLSLHRMQYPELLVHLQSSLACRVRAIAVLDEVEDFWNANLGRKILETTDPSSERIFICKSKDLLQKYWSTIKKHACRYNVHVGTMFTFQNIAKLRAVDYSILSDTTEASANRVLSLYDEENRMIEFRLSPEEIDTRNRLFDAMLRHCRLVEPRISPTTSVEEEEDELQSLAAYFFEKQPRVKGTVHMTDRILLEEYEKYEEDHPFYLDMVRRMVGQARDRFKDFGEQKLRLLDFGAGTGHFTKRLAQLKENKDIIAVESDPESFNRLQSKFYNDPSVKPELANSTQYEGNVDYDPDGEFHFIFSSFAEHHIKRGDKLRYLKNVYRNLKPGGYFVVGDEFLRPHDIDNDEEHDEALKAYHHYIIDLATQNRDFGVVNLEVEAMNCGLERIIDFKLPLNEYLEYLRPCGLVLEASISISPSELLSTIGGIVVLVIRRIDDGPETESVKDS; this is translated from the coding sequence ATGTACTTCGAGATCGAAGAGGCGCTGAAGCAGGCGACTCTTGGCGTCGGCTTTGTTACCGACTATTCTTCCCTCCGACCTTGGCTCAACTACGAAGCAGGCCACTTGGTTAGCCAAAATCGCCCTCTGATCGTGTTGACGGCGAATCACAAACTTGATCGATACCATCCGCTGTCACATCTTGTCGCCGCCGACGCTACTGACTTCCTTCAATTAAAGCAAACGGTGAGAAAGGTGATTAACGCCGTTGAAGACTTTGAACAATACCAAGAGTTCTTACTCGCAGATTTTTGCAAATACGAGGAGCGATGGAAGCAAATATGCGACGCGAGCACTCCATGGTGGCCGGAAAAATCGCGATCGCGACTGAACGCCGCAAGTCGCAATATCCACCAAGCGTTGGACGCTACGATTTCGGACCATGCCGAACCGGCCAACCGTTGTTACCAAGAGATCATTACTCGAGCGGTGGAGGAAATCAGCAATCAAGTTCTCGTCGGCGACGCATCACACGGTAACGGGTTTGTTCTGAGTCTCCATCGCATGCAATATCCAGAACTTCTCGTGCACCTGCAAAGTTCCCTTGCCTGCCGCGTGCGTGCAATCGCCGTTCTGGACGAGGTCGAAGATTTTTGGAACGCAAATCTGGGCCGCAAGATTCTCGAAACGACAGACCCCAGCAGCGAACGAATTTTTATCTGCAAGTCCAAGGACCTGCTGCAAAAGTATTGGTCAACGATCAAGAAGCACGCATGCAGATACAATGTGCACGTCGGCACGATGTTTACGTTTCAAAACATCGCGAAGCTTCGCGCTGTAGACTACTCGATACTTTCCGATACGACCGAAGCCTCAGCCAATCGGGTTCTCTCGCTCTATGACGAAGAGAATCGAATGATTGAGTTTCGTCTCTCTCCCGAAGAGATCGACACCCGCAACCGCTTGTTCGACGCGATGCTCCGCCATTGTCGGCTAGTCGAACCAAGAATATCTCCCACAACCAGCGTAGAAGAGGAAGAGGATGAACTGCAATCGCTAGCCGCTTACTTTTTTGAAAAACAGCCTCGCGTCAAAGGCACGGTCCACATGACGGATCGTATTTTGCTGGAAGAATACGAAAAATACGAAGAGGACCATCCATTCTACCTGGACATGGTCCGAAGAATGGTTGGCCAAGCGCGAGATCGCTTCAAGGATTTCGGCGAACAGAAGTTGCGTCTGCTCGATTTTGGCGCCGGCACAGGGCATTTCACAAAGCGACTTGCACAACTGAAAGAAAACAAAGATATCATCGCTGTCGAATCGGATCCTGAAAGTTTCAATCGGCTGCAAAGCAAATTTTACAACGACCCGAGCGTTAAGCCAGAACTTGCAAACAGCACTCAGTACGAAGGAAATGTCGACTACGATCCCGACGGCGAATTTCACTTCATCTTCTCTTCCTTTGCCGAACATCACATCAAGCGAGGCGACAAGCTCCGCTATCTTAAAAACGTCTATCGGAATCTCAAACCCGGCGGGTATTTTGTCGTCGGCGACGAATTCCTCAGGCCTCACGACATCGACAACGATGAAGAACACGACGAAGCTCTCAAAGCTTACCACCATTACATCATCGATCTAGCCACTCAAAACCGAGACTTTGGCGTTGTAAATCTCGAAGTTGAAGCGATGAATTGTGGTCTTGAGCGGATCATCGATTTTAAATTACCGCTGAACGAATATTTGGAATATCTTCGCCCCTGCGGCCTCGTTCTAGAAGCGTCGATATCTATTTCCCCGTCAGAACTGCTGAGCACAATCGGAGGGATTGTTGTGCTTGTCATTCGTCGAATTGATGATGGACCGGAGACGGAAAGTGTCAAAGACAGCTAG
- a CDS encoding macro domain-containing protein: MNWLYFETVRRMWTSNSFWRRHWKKTLEMFFVMIGATWSFAEILGLVIDLKTQHSIMLFSIIFGSGICGAAYAIWPKLSISTRMPDRDVTVRIVVGDLFAQEGALIIGASRTFTTEFNGYIDEGSIQGQFTRKYYNGADMRLRDEIMAELVHLPTEQVPDIKNAELFHVHYPLGTVARVTAVGRTAYLLGFVKQTGEKVGEATLPELRKALGMLWPYVMASPGMEPLVTPVLGSNFARIKTNHLQLVQEIANSFVEAASRSQFTKQLTIVISPNDYFRDESLELGELSNYISLICRHPELVARETT; the protein is encoded by the coding sequence ATGAATTGGCTCTATTTCGAAACTGTTAGAAGAATGTGGACGTCAAACAGTTTCTGGCGACGCCATTGGAAAAAAACGCTTGAGATGTTCTTTGTCATGATCGGCGCCACTTGGAGCTTCGCTGAAATCCTGGGCCTGGTTATTGACCTGAAAACACAGCATTCGATCATGCTATTCAGCATTATTTTCGGCTCCGGGATCTGCGGCGCCGCCTACGCCATCTGGCCAAAACTTTCGATTTCAACGCGAATGCCCGATCGAGATGTTACGGTTCGCATTGTTGTTGGCGATCTGTTCGCCCAAGAAGGAGCCTTAATCATCGGCGCTTCACGGACTTTCACCACCGAATTCAACGGATACATCGACGAGGGAAGCATCCAAGGCCAGTTCACGCGGAAATACTATAACGGCGCTGATATGCGGCTTCGAGACGAGATCATGGCGGAACTCGTTCACCTCCCAACGGAACAAGTACCCGATATTAAAAACGCGGAGTTGTTCCATGTGCACTACCCGCTGGGGACGGTGGCGCGGGTCACCGCGGTTGGACGGACCGCCTACCTACTTGGTTTTGTTAAACAAACCGGCGAAAAAGTGGGCGAAGCGACCCTACCGGAGTTGAGAAAGGCCTTGGGAATGCTATGGCCCTACGTCATGGCAAGCCCAGGCATGGAACCACTGGTTACTCCCGTGCTGGGATCGAACTTCGCCAGAATTAAAACGAACCACCTTCAGCTGGTTCAGGAAATCGCAAATTCTTTTGTCGAAGCCGCTAGTCGATCACAATTCACCAAGCAGTTAACGATTGTGATCTCCCCTAATGACTACTTTCGTGACGAATCACTCGAACTGGGCGAGTTAAGCAACTACATAAGCTTGATTTGCCGCCACCCAGAGCTAGTCGCACGCGAAACAACTTAG
- a CDS encoding HEAT repeat domain-containing protein produces the protein MSDRLNEFLLQLSGALPDNGPGSGDPHRFHWIAAADELEISAILMALEHLPDDFPRERRIYLDSALNLVAMRLREDPDLPLELIPRITALYRRWGAEHPLRHLLLPWLTANGTIEALSQFADLIADDPPNRTAAAAVGFAPLMRDGDFNAEALYPRLLDSLQHLSVAALVLDLSNFLFRTGRLTTHPAAGVSGQLIDLLGGITTRLGKMEETSELTPEKLQVMRAQVSEGVAMAVALCDALALIDDKNAIGKLNQVLELSHRQLQCEAAAALARMGVEEGTKHLAEMAKHPVARLRALKFAEEIDQLESIDEEWKSPVARAEGELALWLSQETQFGLPPHELELVDQRELSWPGFDDPQMCYLFKYAFHMPAGSFHSLGMVGPLTHSFAADLTPWKPEDAYAAFAGWQSEHQDIFESEPGEWQEAQKQLADSLATRLQSEGYEIIQIIKLGYFFGDVRLVAVVRQVVGALPGVAVADLRTTTFYSSEGTDRPIGPHEAYMMHKGRELLASFNPNTFGM, from the coding sequence ATGTCGGACCGGCTTAACGAATTCCTCTTACAACTTTCCGGCGCGCTTCCCGACAACGGACCAGGTAGCGGAGATCCACATCGCTTTCATTGGATCGCGGCCGCCGACGAGCTCGAAATCAGCGCTATTTTAATGGCGCTGGAGCACCTGCCTGACGACTTCCCCCGTGAGCGCCGCATCTATCTCGACAGCGCGCTCAACCTGGTTGCGATGCGGCTGCGCGAAGACCCCGATTTGCCGCTGGAGTTGATTCCGCGGATCACGGCTCTTTATCGCCGCTGGGGCGCCGAACATCCGCTGCGGCATTTGTTGCTCCCCTGGCTTACCGCCAATGGGACGATTGAAGCGCTCAGCCAGTTCGCCGACCTGATCGCTGACGATCCGCCCAATCGCACCGCCGCCGCTGCCGTCGGTTTTGCGCCGCTGATGCGCGACGGTGATTTCAACGCCGAGGCCCTCTATCCGCGGTTGCTCGATTCGCTGCAACATTTAAGCGTCGCCGCGCTCGTTTTGGACCTCTCTAACTTTCTGTTTCGCACCGGTCGCTTGACGACGCACCCGGCGGCCGGCGTCAGCGGTCAGTTGATTGATCTGCTGGGCGGTATCACCACGCGGCTCGGTAAAATGGAAGAAACGAGCGAATTAACCCCCGAAAAGCTCCAAGTGATGCGAGCCCAAGTCTCCGAAGGGGTCGCGATGGCGGTCGCTTTGTGCGACGCATTGGCCTTGATTGATGACAAAAACGCGATCGGCAAACTGAATCAGGTGCTCGAGTTGAGCCATCGTCAGCTGCAATGTGAAGCGGCCGCCGCGTTGGCGCGCATGGGGGTTGAAGAGGGAACCAAGCATCTGGCCGAGATGGCCAAGCACCCGGTCGCGCGTCTGCGCGCGTTAAAATTTGCAGAAGAGATCGACCAACTCGAATCGATCGACGAAGAATGGAAGTCTCCGGTCGCTCGCGCCGAGGGAGAATTGGCCCTCTGGTTGTCGCAAGAAACGCAATTTGGCCTGCCGCCGCACGAACTCGAACTGGTCGACCAGCGTGAGCTGTCCTGGCCCGGCTTTGACGATCCGCAGATGTGCTATCTGTTCAAGTATGCGTTTCACATGCCTGCCGGCAGTTTCCATTCGCTCGGCATGGTCGGCCCGCTGACGCACAGCTTCGCCGCCGATCTGACTCCTTGGAAGCCGGAAGACGCTTATGCGGCTTTCGCAGGTTGGCAGTCGGAGCATCAAGATATTTTTGAGTCGGAGCCCGGCGAATGGCAGGAGGCGCAAAAACAGTTGGCCGATTCTCTGGCGACTCGTCTGCAGTCGGAAGGTTACGAAATCATCCAAATCATCAAGCTCGGCTACTTCTTCGGCGATGTTCGCCTGGTCGCTGTCGTGCGGCAAGTGGTCGGAGCGTTGCCAGGCGTCGCCGTCGCCGACCTGCGGACCACGACGTTCTATAGCAGCGAAGGAACCGATCGCCCCATCGGCCCCCACGAAGCCTACATGATGCACAAGGGCCGCGAGCTGCTGGCTTCGTTCAATCCCAATACGTTTGGGATGTAA
- a CDS encoding TIGR03009 domain-containing protein: MTARNHLHVGTPRMKNGIFAAAALVLVTISVAAQAQAPVIPSGQVRPQRAPAPPQMPQPQWVAELTPQHLQYLDEILSFWEFRSSKVQQYECQFNRWEYDSVFGPPQDHKTLATGELKYENPDKGSFQLTKLDEYRAPQQPGGQPTYEPVPGDFLEHWVCDGKSIFEYNAPKRQLIERQLPPEQQGQAIKHGPLPFMFGANKAEINARYWLRVTTPPGNETEYWLEAWPKYLEDSQNFHHVEIVIDQAEFLPLAIQVFDRNWNPYAQPPVHTRTAYEFKNRKTFAQGDFALNVQQLNLFRRSFYEPTLPSGWQKVVEKPEIATAPGQQKFGMQQQRSGVQNVPIGLAPRNNQANTIPR; encoded by the coding sequence GTGACCGCACGAAATCATCTGCACGTTGGTACGCCTCGAATGAAGAACGGAATCTTCGCCGCCGCGGCCCTGGTCTTGGTCACCATTTCGGTCGCCGCTCAGGCTCAAGCTCCCGTCATCCCATCTGGTCAAGTTCGCCCGCAGCGCGCCCCTGCTCCGCCCCAAATGCCGCAGCCGCAATGGGTCGCCGAACTGACGCCGCAGCATCTGCAGTACCTGGACGAGATCCTCTCGTTTTGGGAATTCCGCAGCAGCAAAGTGCAGCAGTACGAATGCCAGTTCAACCGCTGGGAATACGATTCGGTCTTTGGACCGCCGCAAGATCATAAGACGCTCGCGACCGGTGAGCTAAAATACGAAAATCCCGACAAGGGAAGCTTTCAGCTGACCAAGCTCGACGAATATCGAGCGCCGCAGCAACCCGGCGGTCAGCCGACTTACGAACCGGTTCCCGGCGACTTCCTGGAACACTGGGTTTGCGACGGCAAATCGATCTTCGAGTACAACGCGCCAAAACGCCAACTGATCGAACGTCAGTTGCCCCCAGAACAGCAAGGCCAAGCGATCAAGCATGGCCCGCTGCCGTTCATGTTTGGCGCCAACAAGGCCGAGATCAACGCGCGATACTGGCTCCGCGTCACCACGCCGCCGGGCAACGAAACCGAATACTGGCTCGAAGCCTGGCCCAAGTATCTTGAAGACTCGCAAAACTTTCACCATGTCGAAATCGTGATCGACCAGGCCGAGTTCCTGCCGCTCGCGATCCAAGTCTTCGATCGCAACTGGAACCCCTACGCCCAACCGCCGGTCCATACCCGCACCGCGTACGAGTTCAAAAACCGCAAAACCTTCGCCCAAGGCGATTTCGCGCTGAACGTGCAGCAACTGAACCTGTTCCGCCGCTCGTTCTACGAACCGACCCTGCCGTCCGGCTGGCAAAAGGTGGTCGAAAAACCAGAGATCGCCACCGCGCCGGGACAACAAAAATTCGGCATGCAACAACAACGCAGCGGCGTCCAAAACGTCCCGATCGGCTTGGCCCCGCGCAACAACCAGGCGAATACGATCCCACGCTAG